In one Alnus glutinosa chromosome 12, dhAlnGlut1.1, whole genome shotgun sequence genomic region, the following are encoded:
- the LOC133852735 gene encoding uncharacterized protein LOC133852735, translated as MACLLSISFSTPLRTTPILLQEVHLRKLSLNRLLSQANARTAPTFLAICNIANKGIFSMNRIYRHHFLTPTRGRSEIDSCPWNVGSCANYMVIAGYWVGPDLDDGWGFVEAFIYQIT; from the exons ATGGCGTGCTTGCTCTCCATAAGCTTTTCCACGCCTCTCCGTACTACACCAATCCTACTCCAG GAGGTACATCTGAGAAAATTATCTCTAAATAGACTCTTAAGCCAAGCAAATGCCAGAACAG CACCAACGTTTCTTGCCATCTGCAATATTGCTAATAAAGGCATATTTTCAATGAACCGGATCTATCGACATCACTTTTTGACACCCACGAGAGGTCGTTCTGAAATTGATTCTTGCCCTTGGAATGTAGGTTCTTGTGCCAATTATATGGTAATAGCTGGTTATTGGGTGGGACCTGATCTTGATGATGGTTGGGGATTTGTTGAAGCTTTTATCTATCAAATTACTTGA